One region of Cheilinus undulatus linkage group 4, ASM1832078v1, whole genome shotgun sequence genomic DNA includes:
- the atp5md gene encoding ATP synthase membrane subunit DAPIT, mitochondrial, translating to MGGHDAGTQHQFTGIAKYFNAYTITGRRNCVLATYASIAAIFLFFKLKPKKQAAVTEK from the exons ATGGGAGGACACGACGCAGGAACCCAGCACCAGTTCACTGGGATCGCCAAGTACTTCAACGCATACACAATCACAGGGAGGAGAAAT tgtgTTTTGGCTACATATGCCAGCATAGCAGccattttccttttcttcaagTTGAAGCCCAAGAAACAGGCAGCCGTCACAGAAAAGTGA